The following nucleotide sequence is from Terriglobia bacterium.
CAGGGTCCGGAACAGGTTTGATACAGCTGACGATTTTCACTTATAGAATCCTTGCCAAAAGTGTGCCGGTTTTCAATTTCTAATTTCTAATCTCGAATTTCCAATCTCCAATAGAACCAAAGATTCTATAGCATCCTGTAGGCGTGCACCATCCACGGAGCGAACCCAGCACGATGCCATGCGCGAGCGGAAGCGTCATTCCAGGCGTCGTATATCGTTTCAACAGCGATGACATTGTCTTTTCTCATGGCCTCGATCGCGCGCTCAATCAGTTGGCTGCCGATCCCCTGACGGCGAAACTGGTCCTCGACATATACTGCATCAATGATACCAATCCGCCGGGATTCGATCACCGGCGGAACGGATTCCCAGTCATCCACGCGCGCCGTAAGAAACCCCACAATGGCGCCTTCCGACTCCGCGATGAAACCGAACGCCGAAGGCTGGCGGAAACGGGAGGTGAGCCACTTCGCCATTGCCTCGTCGGCATCCTGGGTCATACGCATATCCGAACGCGCGACATTGCGGCAGTAGTTGAGCCAGGCTTTATGAATTTGTGACAAATCGTCCCGGTTCCATTTTCGGATGCTTATTTCCATTGCCAATTTCCCGATAAGTTGAGATAACTCTCGTTTGCCCAAAACTAAAAATAGATTAACGGAAAGACGGGCGGCATCGGATATAAGTTAGGAGCGGGATTTTGTTAAGCATGGTGAATGAGACAAAGAATGCCAAGACCATTTACACGACGCATGAGGTCAGCCGCCTCCTTCATGTAAATCCAAGGTCTGTGATCAACTGGATCGAGCAGAGCCTGCTGCCATCGTACCGCACTCCGGGCGGCCACCGGAGAATCCGCAGAGATGACCTGGTGGCGTTTCTGAGGAAACATCAGATTCCGACCCCGGAATCGCTGGTCGAAGGAAATTTCAGCGTCCTGATCGTCGACGATGAAGATGAAATCGTCGACATCATCAAAGTTTACCTGCAGAAGCAGGGCGGCTACGAGATCCTCACGGCCTCGGATGGTATCAGCGCATTACTCGAGGTCGGCCGCTCGAAACCCGACATTCTCATTCTCGACATCATGATCCCCGGAGTCGACGGCATCGAAGTCTGCCGCCGCATCAAAAGTGACGCCAGCAACCGGACCGTCATCATCGCCGTAAGCGGAAGCACCGAGCATGAAAAACGCATCCTCCAGGCCGGCGCCGATGTTTTCATGGGGAAACCAATCGACCTCGAAAAGCTCCACAACGAAGCCAAGCGCCTCCTCCGCGTCTTGTAAGCCCCTTTTTGGGTGTGACATACTAGTAAAGTTTGACGCGCGCCCGTAGCTCAGCTGGATAGAGTATCGGACTACGAATCCGAGGGTCAGAGGTTCGAATCCTCTCGGGCGTATAAGGAACAATAAGACCATTGCATCAATGCATCATTTCGACGTTGCTTCATTTCTTCAATGAAGCAATGTCGAAATGATGCATTGATGCAATTATCTTGTGGCCCCTTTCCCTTTTGAGGCTATGCCGCGATGCGGCTTAGAAACTCTTCGAGCTTTTTGAAATCGATAGGCTTCGTGAGGTAGCCCTCGATTCCCTCCTGGGCTGCGAGAACCGCGACGCGGGTGTCTTCGATCACCGACATGACGATGATTTTCTGTTTGGGTTTTTGTTCCCGGATCCGGCTGATGAGGTGAATGCCGCTTGAGGCGGGCATGATCAGATCGAGGAAAACAACGCTGAAATCGTGGGCACCAACAAGTTCGAGAACTTTCTGAGGGTCGGTGGCCGTGAGGACCTGGTGTCCTGCGCGGTGCAGCCATTTCGAAACGATGGTGAGGATTTCCGGCTCATC
It contains:
- a CDS encoding GNAT family N-acetyltransferase is translated as MGKRELSQLIGKLAMEISIRKWNRDDLSQIHKAWLNYCRNVARSDMRMTQDADEAMAKWLTSRFRQPSAFGFIAESEGAIVGFLTARVDDWESVPPVIESRRIGIIDAVYVEDQFRRQGIGSQLIERAIEAMRKDNVIAVETIYDAWNDASARAWHRAGFAPWMVHAYRML
- a CDS encoding response regulator, coding for MVNETKNAKTIYTTHEVSRLLHVNPRSVINWIEQSLLPSYRTPGGHRRIRRDDLVAFLRKHQIPTPESLVEGNFSVLIVDDEDEIVDIIKVYLQKQGGYEILTASDGISALLEVGRSKPDILILDIMIPGVDGIEVCRRIKSDASNRTVIIAVSGSTEHEKRILQAGADVFMGKPIDLEKLHNEAKRLLRVL
- a CDS encoding response regulator translates to MKILVVDDEPEILTIVSKWLHRAGHQVLTATDPQKVLELVGAHDFSVVFLDLIMPASSGIHLISRIREQKPKQKIIVMSVIEDTRVAVLAAQEGIEGYLTKPIDFKKLEEFLSRIAA